A DNA window from Engystomops pustulosus chromosome 6, aEngPut4.maternal, whole genome shotgun sequence contains the following coding sequences:
- the LOC140066226 gene encoding uncharacterized protein, with the protein MMMFGPQGGSPGRMTVSLVLGAMFISFVTSYGLRNCIKTYGQNNTFICMNRNEFSIDRIVSDIPDSAVHLNISLNNISTLPWKSFSHLPKLQSLVLRYNYLQKVESRAFLNLSGLTYLDLSFNLLRSLPSDVFYGLDNLTTLLLCKNKLVFIHLQAFKPLLSLRSLNLSSNFLSNFSSVVNVLQPLGHLNNLILSDNNISHLLHTHPLPSSLSTLFLCQNHLRDLKCHQDLLVKIRYLDLSHNNITSSSLQKVNLNSTKYLKVASNPDFDILKFLENPTIAPENIDYSGLNLNSSGKLQLMCSHLRGKKIHDLNLIKNNITYLPPGTLMNCSSAIQLDLSHNRLKNFNCLTFLSPFKLSHLTIEHNLLKRLQSCRHWPIFHNLQSISLRYNRIWSVDNKAFSFAPNLKTLKLNINNIIFLGKQCFSGLKHLTKLRLDNNLITDLYNNSFLGLNNLRTLLLRNNRISVIFEQVFQDLENLNILDLGGNKITQVTNGSFIGMKSLSKLYLDNNQIKHISGGMFHGVEATLQVLDLESNKISFLTSRQNLTPFSNLRNVYDLKLQSQQPHGLMAIPKGFFTGLHSLRSLYLGNNRLTQLGFDVFDALGNLTFLNLAEDCNGVQNLSPGIFKNLVHLRFLDLENMCLQSLSPNVFSNLTSLKRLQLTKNGLKHIDVSIFDNMTNLSYLDIYKCPLTCTCDNKDFQRWVNVSRVQVVYAFNITCSHDRSLFFHNFDTHVCDLKEKLILFCCSFTFLCLLIIIPIVYSKSYWRLKYNYFLFISWLNERWSSNKDLYKYDAFVSYNTRDEDWVYETMLPMLERCRSSKGLRLCLHHRDFQLGRDIVDNIVDSIHNSRKTLCVVSRSYLRSEWCSMEMQLASYKLFDEMRDVLVLVLLEDIPLRELSTYHRMRKVMLKKTYITWPREPQAQKLFWAKVKKALRGIEVEDDESDSVISDDESR; encoded by the coding sequence ATGATGATGTTTGGACCCCAGGGTGGGTCTCCAGGAAGGATGACGGTCTCCTTGGTCCTTGGAGCAATGTTTATCTCCTTTGTGACAAGTTACGGCTTAAGAAACTGCATCAAGACATACGGACAGAATAACACATTTATCTGCATGAACCGCAATGAATTCAGCATAGACAGGATTGTGTCTGACATCCCCGATTCTGCCGTGCACCTCAATATATCACTAAACAACATCAGCACTTTACCGTGGAAGAGCTTCAGTCACCTCCCGAAACTCCAGAGCCTGGTCCTCAGGTACAACTACCTGCAGAAAGTAGAGTCCAGGGCCTTTCTAAATTTGAGTGGTTTGACTTATTTGGACTTGTCCTTCAACCTTCTACGCAGTTTACCTTCGGATGTTTTTTATGGACTTGATAATTTGACCACACTGCTCCTTTGTAAGAACAAACTTGTCTTCATCCATCTTCAGGCCTTCAAACCTCTTCTCAGCTTGAGAAGTCTCAACCTGTCGAGCAACTTCTTGAGTAACTTTAGTAGCGTTGTCAATGTCCTTCAGCCACTGGGCCACCTCAACAACCTGATCCTGTCCGATAACAACATCAGCCACCTGCTTCACACTCATCCACTTCCAAGCAGCTTGTCCACCTTATTCCTCTGCCAAAATCATCTCAGGGACTTGAAGTGCCACCAGGATTTACTAGTCAAGATTAGATATCTGGACCTGTCGCACAACAACATCACCTCCTCTTCCTTGCAAAAAGTAAACCTGAATAGCACAAAGTATTTAAAGGTAGCATCTAATCCTGATTTTGACATTCTGAAATTTTTGGAGAATCCCACCATTGCACCCGAGAACATCGACTACTCGGGATTAAACTTGAACTCTTCAGGTAAGTTACAGTTGATGTGTTCTCATTTAAGAGGCAAGAAAATTCATGACTTGAACCTAATTAAGAACAACATTACATATTTGCCCCCCGGCACACTGATGAATTGTAGCTCGGCAATACAGCTGGACCTGTCACACAATAGGCTCAAAAATTTCAACTGCTTGACGTTCCTCTCGCCCTTCAAACTCTCACACCTGACTATTGAACATAACCTCTTGAAAAGGTTACAGTCCTGCCGCCATTGGCCCATCTTCCACAATTTACAGTCCATTTCTCTCCGCTACAACAGGATCTGGTCGGTGGACAATAAAGCTTTCAGTTTTGCACCAAATTTGAAGACGTTAAAGCTTAACATCAACAATATTATCTTCCTGGGTAAACAATGTTTTTCTGGGTTAAAACATCTGACAAAGTTGCGACTTGATAACAACCTGATAACAGATCTCTACAACAATTCCTTCTTGGGTTTAAACAATCTTAGAACGCTCCTCCTTCGGAATAACAGGATTTCTGTGATTTTTGAACAGGTGTTCCAAGATCTAGAGAACTTGAACATTTTGGATCTAGGAGGAAACAAGATTACGCAAGTGACCAATGGCTCATTCATTGGGATGAAAAGTCTGTCGAAGCTGTATCTAGATAACAACCAGATTAAACATATCAGTGGGGGGATGTTCCATGGGGTAGAAGCCACCTTGCAGGTCTTGGACTTGGAGTCTAACAAGATAAGTTTTCTGACTTCCCGGCAAAACCTTACACCATTCTCAAACCTTCGGAACGTCTATGACTTAAAACTTCAGAGTCAACAGCCGCACGGTCTGATGGCCATCCCCAAAGGTTTCTTCACAGGTCTTCACAGCCTACGATCTTTGTATCTGGGAAACAACAGACTCACGCAGTTGGGGTTTGATGTGTTTGATGCACTTGGAAATCTGACGTTTCTCAATTTGGCAGAAGATTGTAATGGAGTTCAAAATCTCTCACCAGGAATTTTCAAAAACTTAGTCCACCTCAGATTCCTGGACCTGGAGAATATGTGTCTCCAGTCATTGAGCCCGAATGTCTTCTCAAATCTCACCAGTCTCAAAAGGCTCCAGTTGACAAAGAATGGGCTGAAACATATCGATGTAAGCATTTTTGACAACATGACCAATTTGAGTTATCTTGATATATATAAGTGTCCCCTGACGTGCACCTGTGATAACAAGGACTTCCAAAGATGGGTGAATGTATCACGTGTCCAGGTTGTCTACGCTTTTAACATAACGTGTAGCCATGACCGTTCATTGTTCTTCCATAACTTTGACACTCATGTCTGTGACCTTAAGGAAAAGCTCATACTGTTCTGCTGTTCTTTCACATTCTTGTGTCTTCTGATCATCATACCCATCGTCTACAGCAAATCCTACTGGCGTCTCAAGTATAACTACTTCCTCTTCATCTCCTGGCTGAATGAGCGCTGGAGTTCTAACAAGGACCTTTACAAGTATGACGCCTTTGTGTCCTACAACACCCGGGATGAGGATTGGGTATATGAAACCATGCTGCCCATGCTGGAGAGATGCCGCTCTTCCAAAGGGCTTCGACTTTGCCTCCACCATCGGGATTTCCAACTCGGCAGGGACATTGTAGACAACATTGTAGATAGCATCCACAATAGTCGGAAAACCCTGTGTGTGGTAAGCCGGAGCTACCTCCGAAGCGAGTGGTGCTCCATGGAGATGCAGCTGGCCAGCTACAAGTTGTTTGATGAAATGAGAGATGTCCTTGTTTTAGTCCTTTTGGAGGACATCCCTCTGAGAGAGCTCTCCACCTACCACAGGATGAGGAAGGTCATGCTGAAGAAGACTTACATTACATGGCCAAGGGAACCACAAGCTCAAAAGTTATTTTGGGCCAAGGTTAAAAAGGCATTGAGGGGTATCGAGGTGGAGGATGATGAAAGTGACtctgtgattagtgatgatgaaagCCGATGA